A DNA window from Parabacteroides johnsonii DSM 18315 contains the following coding sequences:
- the ruvX gene encoding Holliday junction resolvase RuvX, giving the protein MGRIIAIDYGRKRTGLAVTDTLQMIANGLTTVPSGELTKFLADYVSREPVERFVVGLPKQMNNELSENMKYVEAFVAHLKRTIPDIPVEYYDERFTSVLAHKAMLDGGLKKKKRQDKGLVDEISAVIILQSYLENKKYQL; this is encoded by the coding sequence ATGGGAAGGATTATAGCAATTGATTATGGCCGGAAACGTACCGGTCTGGCGGTCACAGATACCTTGCAGATGATTGCAAACGGACTGACAACTGTGCCGAGCGGTGAACTGACAAAGTTTCTGGCTGATTATGTTTCACGCGAACCCGTTGAACGGTTTGTAGTCGGGCTTCCGAAGCAGATGAACAACGAACTTTCAGAAAATATGAAATACGTGGAGGCTTTTGTGGCACATCTGAAACGGACCATTCCGGATATTCCGGTAGAGTATTACGATGAACGTTTTACTTCCGTTTTGGCACATAAGGCAATGCTGGACGGAGGATTGAAGAAAAAGAAAAGGCAAGATAAAGGATTGGTGGACGAGATTAGTGCGGTTATTATCTTGCAGTCATATTTGGAAAATAAGAAATATCAGTTATAA
- the def gene encoding peptide deformylase → MILPVYLYGQPVLRKEAEEVPMDYPDLKQLVANMFETMYNADGVGLAAPQVGLSLRLLVIDADVMGDDFPECKGFKRAMINPVFLEKSEEEVSMEEGCLSLPGVHEKVARSVKVRVKYLDEDLKEHEETVEGFAARVVQHECEHLEGHVFIDNISGIRRQLNKSKLNSIIKGSARCSYKAKAVGK, encoded by the coding sequence ATGATTTTACCAGTATATTTATATGGACAGCCCGTACTGAGAAAAGAGGCTGAAGAGGTTCCGATGGACTATCCGGATCTGAAACAATTGGTAGCCAATATGTTTGAAACGATGTACAATGCCGATGGTGTGGGGCTGGCCGCTCCGCAGGTCGGTTTATCATTGCGTCTTTTGGTAATCGACGCAGACGTGATGGGGGATGATTTTCCCGAATGCAAAGGTTTCAAACGTGCGATGATCAATCCGGTTTTCCTTGAAAAAAGCGAAGAAGAGGTTTCGATGGAAGAAGGTTGCCTGAGTCTGCCGGGGGTGCACGAGAAAGTTGCCCGTTCGGTAAAAGTACGTGTGAAATATCTGGATGAAGACCTGAAAGAACATGAAGAGACGGTGGAGGGTTTTGCAGCCCGTGTCGTGCAGCATGAGTGTGAACACTTGGAAGGCCATGTATTCATAGATAATATTTCAGGAATCCGCCGCCAGTTGAATAAAAGCAAACTAAATAGTATTATTAAAGGTTCAGCCCGTTGCTCCTATAAAGCAAAAGCGGTTGGTAAGTAA
- a CDS encoding acyl-CoA carboxylase subunit beta, whose translation MTDLSKNIQALREKKAVVEMGGGEAAIEKQIAMGKLTARDRILSLLDKNSFHEYDLFVKHDGRDFGMDKKDLPGDGVVTGTGTIFGAPVCIYAQDFTVAGGSLGLQHARKITKIMDHALKMKCPIIGINDSGGARIQEGVGALAGYGEIFYRNTIASGVIPQISLILGPCAGGAVYSPALTDFVFVVENISKMFITGPNVIKTVLGEDISMEDLGGARVHAETTGNAHFYAQSEQECFEQVKRLVSFIPWNNQERAKVAESKEPAAVMNIEDVVPADPKQPYDVRNVIKCIVDDSDFLEVQELWAANIVIGFGRMGGETVGFVANQPMVLAGVLDCDSADKAARFIRFCDSFNIPIITLEDMPGYLPGVDQEHAGVIRHGAKVLYAYSEATVPKITVILRKAYGGGYIAMNSRHLGADFMFAWPSAEIAVMGPEGAANIIFRKEIMEAEDQNAMRQEKVKEYIEKFANPYVAASKGFIDSVIEPKETRSLLLHALKLSVLKEEYRPAKKHGLPPF comes from the coding sequence ATGACAGATTTAAGTAAAAACATTCAGGCCCTCAGGGAAAAGAAAGCCGTCGTTGAGATGGGTGGAGGCGAAGCTGCTATCGAAAAGCAGATCGCGATGGGTAAATTGACTGCCCGTGATCGTATTCTATCCTTGTTGGACAAGAATTCTTTCCACGAATATGACCTGTTCGTGAAGCACGATGGTCGTGATTTCGGTATGGATAAGAAGGATTTACCAGGTGATGGTGTTGTTACAGGTACAGGTACGATCTTCGGTGCTCCGGTTTGTATCTATGCACAGGACTTTACGGTTGCCGGTGGTTCGCTGGGTTTGCAGCATGCACGTAAGATCACGAAGATCATGGATCATGCTCTGAAAATGAAATGTCCGATTATAGGTATCAACGACTCGGGCGGTGCACGTATCCAAGAAGGTGTAGGTGCATTGGCGGGTTATGGTGAAATATTCTATCGCAATACAATTGCTTCCGGTGTTATTCCTCAGATCTCGTTGATCTTGGGACCTTGTGCCGGTGGTGCCGTATATTCTCCGGCTCTGACAGACTTCGTATTTGTAGTAGAGAATATCTCCAAGATGTTTATTACAGGTCCGAATGTGATCAAGACCGTTTTGGGTGAAGATATTTCTATGGAAGACTTGGGTGGTGCACGCGTTCATGCGGAAACAACCGGTAACGCTCATTTCTATGCACAGAGCGAGCAAGAATGTTTCGAACAGGTGAAACGTTTGGTTAGCTTTATCCCTTGGAATAACCAGGAACGTGCGAAAGTGGCAGAGTCGAAGGAACCCGCTGCGGTAATGAACATCGAAGATGTGGTTCCGGCAGATCCGAAGCAGCCGTACGACGTTCGTAACGTGATCAAATGTATTGTGGACGATTCCGATTTCCTGGAAGTACAGGAGTTGTGGGCAGCCAACATCGTGATCGGTTTCGGCCGTATGGGCGGTGAAACTGTCGGTTTCGTTGCTAACCAGCCGATGGTATTGGCAGGTGTGTTGGATTGCGACAGTGCCGATAAGGCAGCACGTTTTATCCGTTTCTGCGATTCTTTCAATATTCCTATTATCACGTTGGAAGATATGCCGGGCTATTTGCCGGGCGTTGACCAGGAACATGCCGGTGTGATCCGTCACGGTGCAAAAGTATTGTATGCTTATTCCGAAGCGACAGTTCCCAAGATCACGGTTATCTTGCGTAAGGCTTATGGTGGCGGTTATATCGCCATGAACTCACGCCACTTAGGTGCGGACTTTATGTTTGCATGGCCGAGTGCGGAAATTGCGGTGATGGGACCGGAAGGAGCTGCCAATATTATCTTCCGCAAGGAGATCATGGAAGCCGAAGACCAGAATGCAATGCGCCAGGAAAAGGTGAAGGAATATATCGAGAAGTTTGCAAATCCTTATGTAGCTGCGTCCAAAGGGTTCATCGATTCTGTTATCGAGCCGAAAGAAACACGTTCATTGTTGCTTCACGCGCTTAAACTTTCTGTATTGAAAGAAGAATACAGACCGGCTAAGAAGCACGGATTGCCTCCGTTCTAA
- a CDS encoding acetyl-CoA carboxylase biotin carboxyl carrier protein subunit codes for MEKKEKDNEYVDFVVTARKYKTTLTAKYKNRKMWHKPFVGDVISHLPGTIVKVEVQQGQEVEAGQLLLIHQAMKMYNRVVAPVAGTIVELGVTEGDKIPKDHLMVKIQPK; via the coding sequence ATGGAAAAGAAAGAGAAAGATAACGAATATGTGGATTTTGTAGTAACGGCCCGCAAATACAAGACGACGCTGACTGCAAAATATAAGAACCGTAAAATGTGGCATAAGCCCTTTGTCGGTGATGTGATTTCTCATCTTCCCGGAACGATCGTTAAAGTGGAGGTACAGCAAGGGCAGGAAGTCGAAGCCGGCCAGTTGCTTCTGATCCACCAGGCGATGAAGATGTACAACCGGGTGGTAGCTCCCGTTGCCGGAACGATTGTCGAACTGGGTGTAACGGAAGGTGATAAGATCCCAAAGGACCATTTGATGGTTAAGATTCAGCCGAAGTAA
- a CDS encoding tetratricopeptide repeat protein — MKKAILLFIFQLCSLAMFAQINTDRVLTIGRNALYFEDYVLSIQYFNQVIKSKPWLAEPYFYRAVAKINLDDYKGAEEDCTLCLERNPFLVQAYYARGIARQSQEKFDEAIEDYRKGLEFKAEDRQMLVNMAVANIQKKDFKEAEKVFDELMVAHPKYSMNYLTRGAMYTEKGDTVKALADYDKAISMDPYYAPAYGNRAILHYQMNNMKDALADLNEAIRLNTRESGYYINRGLVRYQLKDLRGAMADYDQVVSMDSHNLIARFNRGLLRAQIGDNNRAIEDFDVVIEIEPDNYMAYYNRALLRYETGDYQGSVHDFDVVLRQYPNFVAGYYSRAEVKRKMHDEVGADRDYWTAYNMEQKKKNGNASGNAVASQNGNNTGTQSADPASKDENTREQSDKNIDKFNRLVVYDEEEVRKTKYNSEIRGRVQDRNVRVDLEPMFVLTYYEKVDPVKKLVYYDKMVEAYNSRLVLERKLRITNEEAALTEDQVAVHFASIDNFSARIVKNPNDVDAYFGRALDFMLVQDFTEAIKDYTKVIELNPDFAMAYFNRAVVRYKQLDYNMSQAASSQDDFSAMSMNLKMGKNPTVVRTPATSDPASASLKDNKRAYEHEMITRDYDMVIKLNPGFVYAYFNRGNLRCAQRDFRAAIQDYSEAIQRDPEFAEAYFNRGLARLSQGDANRGIADLSKAGELGIINAYSIIKRMTSN, encoded by the coding sequence ATGAAGAAAGCGATTCTTTTATTTATATTCCAGCTGTGTTCGTTAGCCATGTTTGCACAAATTAATACGGATCGTGTGTTGACTATCGGGCGCAACGCCTTGTATTTTGAGGACTATGTTCTTTCGATACAATATTTCAATCAGGTCATCAAATCGAAACCCTGGTTGGCCGAACCGTATTTCTACCGTGCTGTGGCAAAAATCAATTTGGACGATTATAAAGGAGCTGAAGAAGACTGTACACTTTGTCTTGAGCGGAATCCTTTCCTGGTACAGGCATATTACGCACGTGGTATTGCCCGTCAGAGCCAGGAGAAATTTGACGAAGCAATAGAAGACTACAGGAAAGGTTTGGAGTTTAAGGCGGAAGACCGCCAGATGTTGGTGAATATGGCAGTAGCCAATATTCAGAAAAAAGATTTTAAGGAGGCCGAAAAGGTGTTTGATGAACTGATGGTGGCCCATCCCAAATATTCTATGAACTATCTGACGCGTGGTGCGATGTACACCGAGAAAGGCGATACGGTCAAAGCACTTGCCGACTATGATAAGGCGATCAGTATGGACCCCTACTATGCTCCCGCTTATGGCAACCGGGCGATCCTGCATTACCAGATGAACAATATGAAAGACGCGCTTGCCGATCTGAACGAGGCCATTCGTCTGAATACCCGTGAGAGCGGTTATTACATCAATAGAGGTCTGGTCCGGTATCAGTTAAAGGATTTGCGTGGTGCTATGGCTGATTATGATCAGGTGGTCAGCATGGACAGCCACAACCTGATTGCCCGCTTCAACCGAGGATTGCTTCGGGCACAGATCGGGGATAACAACCGGGCTATCGAAGATTTCGACGTTGTGATCGAGATTGAACCGGACAACTATATGGCTTATTATAACCGGGCGTTGTTGCGTTACGAGACGGGAGATTATCAAGGTTCCGTACATGATTTCGATGTCGTGTTGCGTCAGTATCCGAATTTTGTGGCCGGTTATTACAGCCGTGCGGAAGTGAAGCGGAAAATGCATGATGAGGTAGGAGCCGACCGCGACTACTGGACTGCCTATAATATGGAGCAGAAAAAGAAGAACGGGAATGCTTCGGGAAATGCAGTCGCTTCCCAAAATGGCAATAATACCGGTACGCAATCGGCCGATCCGGCATCAAAGGATGAAAATACGCGTGAACAGTCGGATAAGAATATCGATAAGTTCAACCGTCTTGTCGTGTATGATGAAGAAGAGGTACGTAAGACGAAGTATAACAGCGAAATTCGTGGACGCGTGCAGGACCGCAATGTGCGTGTGGATCTGGAACCGATGTTTGTCCTGACGTATTACGAAAAAGTCGATCCGGTAAAGAAGCTGGTTTATTATGATAAGATGGTGGAAGCTTACAATTCCCGTCTGGTACTGGAACGTAAGCTGCGTATCACAAATGAAGAAGCCGCCCTTACGGAAGACCAGGTTGCCGTACATTTTGCATCTATCGATAATTTTTCGGCCCGTATAGTGAAGAATCCGAACGATGTGGATGCCTATTTCGGACGGGCTTTGGATTTTATGCTTGTACAGGACTTTACCGAAGCGATTAAGGATTATACAAAGGTGATCGAATTGAATCCGGATTTTGCTATGGCTTATTTTAACCGGGCTGTTGTCCGGTATAAGCAACTTGACTATAATATGTCGCAGGCTGCCAGCTCACAAGACGATTTTTCTGCTATGAGCATGAACCTTAAGATGGGTAAGAATCCGACGGTTGTCCGTACTCCGGCAACATCTGATCCGGCTTCCGCATCCTTGAAAGACAATAAGCGGGCTTACGAGCATGAAATGATTACGAGGGATTATGACATGGTGATCAAATTGAATCCGGGCTTCGTATATGCTTATTTCAATCGTGGAAACCTGCGTTGTGCGCAACGCGACTTCCGTGCAGCCATCCAGGATTACAGCGAAGCGATCCAGCGTGATCCGGAATTTGCCGAGGCTTATTTCAATCGTGGCTTGGCACGCCTTTCGCAGGGAGATGCCAATCGGGGAATCGCCGATTTGAGCAAAGCCGGAGAGCTGGGTATCATCAATGCCTACAGTATTATCAAGCGTATGACAAGTAATTAA
- the thrS gene encoding threonine--tRNA ligase translates to MIKITFPDNSVKEYAEGTTAMQIAESISSRLAQEVLAASVNGEIWDLTRPINQDAAIKLFKWEDEEGKHAFWHSSAHLMAEALQELYPGIKFGIGPAIENGFYYDVDPGDAVIKEGDFPAIEAKMLELVAKKEEIKRQDISKADAMKMFGDRGEVYKTELISELEDGKITTYTQGSFTDLCRGPHLPNTSYLKAVKIMSVAGAYWRGDEKRKQLVRLYGITFPKKKMLDEYLALMEEAKKRDHRKIGKELELFTFSTAVGAGLPLWLPRGTQLRLKLEDFLKRIQKKYGYQQVMTPHIGGKQLYVTSGHYAKYGKDSFQPIHTPQEGEEFLLKPMNCPHHCEIFKSFPRSYKDLPLRFAEFGTVYRYEQSGELHGLTRVRGFTQDDAHLFCRPDQLKDEFLKVMDIIFIIFKALDFENFEAQISLRDKVNRDKYIGSEENWEKAESAIIEACQEKGLKAKIEYGEAAFYGPKLDFMVKDAIGRRWQLGTIQVDYNLPERFELEYTGEDNKKHRPVMIHRAPFGSMERFVAVLIEHTGGKFPLWLTPDQVSILPISEKFNDYAYEVKRQLEAEDLSVLVDDRNEKIGRKIRDTELKRIPYMLIVGEKEAENNEVSVRKQGEGDKGSMKIATFAALLKGEIEEQMNHWKKDNN, encoded by the coding sequence ATGATAAAGATTACATTTCCGGATAATTCCGTAAAAGAATATGCCGAAGGAACGACCGCTATGCAGATTGCGGAAAGCATCAGTTCCCGTCTGGCACAGGAAGTTCTGGCTGCGAGCGTGAATGGTGAGATTTGGGACTTGACCCGTCCGATCAACCAGGATGCCGCCATCAAACTTTTCAAGTGGGAAGACGAGGAAGGTAAACATGCATTCTGGCACTCCAGTGCTCACTTGATGGCTGAAGCTTTGCAGGAATTATATCCCGGCATTAAGTTCGGTATCGGACCGGCTATTGAAAACGGATTCTACTATGATGTGGATCCGGGTGACGCAGTTATCAAAGAAGGTGATTTTCCTGCTATCGAAGCAAAAATGCTCGAACTGGTAGCGAAGAAAGAGGAAATCAAACGCCAGGATATTTCGAAGGCTGATGCTATGAAAATGTTCGGTGACAGAGGCGAAGTGTATAAAACAGAACTTATCAGCGAATTGGAAGATGGTAAGATTACAACCTATACGCAGGGTTCGTTTACCGACCTGTGTCGTGGTCCGCACTTGCCGAATACTTCTTATTTGAAGGCTGTTAAAATAATGAGTGTTGCCGGTGCTTACTGGCGTGGTGACGAAAAGCGTAAACAGTTGGTTCGTCTGTATGGTATTACTTTCCCGAAGAAAAAGATGCTGGACGAATATCTGGCATTGATGGAAGAAGCCAAGAAACGCGACCATCGTAAGATAGGTAAAGAGCTGGAACTGTTTACATTCTCGACAGCAGTGGGAGCAGGGCTTCCGTTGTGGTTGCCGCGTGGCACGCAGTTGCGTCTGAAACTGGAAGATTTCTTGAAACGTATCCAGAAGAAATACGGCTACCAGCAAGTGATGACTCCGCATATCGGTGGCAAGCAGTTGTATGTGACTTCCGGCCACTACGCTAAATACGGTAAGGACTCATTCCAGCCGATCCATACTCCACAGGAGGGCGAAGAGTTCTTATTGAAGCCGATGAACTGTCCTCACCACTGTGAAATATTCAAATCGTTCCCGCGTTCATACAAGGACCTGCCTCTGCGTTTCGCGGAGTTCGGAACCGTGTATCGTTATGAACAAAGCGGCGAGTTGCACGGTTTGACAAGGGTACGTGGCTTTACGCAGGATGATGCTCACCTGTTCTGTCGCCCCGATCAACTGAAAGACGAGTTTTTGAAGGTGATGGATATTATCTTTATTATCTTTAAGGCTTTGGATTTTGAAAACTTTGAAGCACAGATTTCTCTGCGTGACAAGGTGAACCGGGATAAATACATCGGTTCGGAAGAAAACTGGGAGAAAGCCGAAAGTGCTATTATCGAAGCTTGCCAGGAAAAAGGCCTGAAAGCCAAGATCGAATATGGCGAAGCTGCTTTCTATGGTCCTAAATTGGACTTTATGGTGAAGGATGCCATCGGTCGCCGTTGGCAGTTAGGTACGATCCAGGTTGACTACAACCTTCCGGAACGTTTCGAGCTGGAATATACGGGCGAAGACAATAAGAAACATCGTCCTGTTATGATCCACCGTGCACCGTTCGGTTCTATGGAACGTTTCGTTGCCGTGCTGATCGAACATACGGGTGGTAAGTTCCCGCTGTGGCTGACTCCGGATCAAGTATCGATCCTGCCGATCAGCGAGAAGTTCAACGATTATGCTTATGAGGTAAAACGTCAGCTCGAAGCTGAAGATCTGAGTGTTCTGGTTGATGACCGTAATGAGAAAATCGGACGTAAGATTCGCGATACAGAATTGAAACGTATCCCTTATATGCTCATTGTTGGAGAGAAGGAAGCAGAAAATAATGAAGTTTCTGTAAGAAAACAGGGCGAAGGTGATAAAGGTTCGATGAAAATTGCTACCTTTGCAGCGCTTTTGAAAGGTGAGATAGAGGAACAGATGAATCACTGGAAGAAAGATAATAATTAA
- the infC gene encoding translation initiation factor IF-3 produces the protein MKNDSLKEQYRINERIRVREVRLVGDNVEQGVYPTSQALKMAEDQGLDLVEISPNAAPPVCRITDYQKFLYQQKKRQKEQKAKSVKVIVKEIRFGPQTDDHDYNFKLKHAKGFLEEGAKVKAYVFFKGRSILFKEQGEVLLLRFANDLEEYGKVEQLPVLEGKRMIIMLTPKKAGAAATPKPAVSKPVVKKVVVTPKPKTEESE, from the coding sequence ATGAAGAATGACAGTCTGAAAGAACAGTATAGAATCAACGAACGTATTCGTGTTCGTGAAGTTCGTTTAGTAGGTGATAACGTAGAACAGGGAGTTTATCCTACTTCTCAGGCATTAAAGATGGCTGAAGATCAGGGGCTCGATCTGGTTGAAATTTCACCGAATGCTGCGCCCCCCGTTTGTAGAATTACTGATTATCAGAAATTCCTTTATCAACAGAAGAAGCGCCAGAAGGAACAGAAGGCGAAATCAGTGAAAGTGATCGTGAAGGAGATCCGTTTCGGACCTCAGACAGATGATCATGATTATAACTTTAAGTTGAAACATGCCAAGGGATTTTTGGAAGAAGGAGCAAAAGTAAAAGCATATGTGTTCTTTAAAGGACGTTCCATTCTTTTCAAAGAGCAAGGAGAGGTATTGTTGCTTCGTTTTGCCAATGACTTGGAGGAATACGGAAAGGTAGAACAGTTGCCGGTACTGGAGGGTAAACGTATGATTATCATGCTGACACCGAAGAAAGCCGGAGCTGCCGCCACCCCTAAACCTGCCGTTTCAAAACCGGTAGTGAAAAAGGTGGTCGTGACTCCCAAGCCTAAGACTGAAGAGTCTGAATAA
- the rpmI gene encoding 50S ribosomal protein L35, translating to MPKMKTNSGAKKRFALTGTGKIKRKHAFKSHILTKKTTKQKRNLTHTGLVASVDVSNVKQLLGLK from the coding sequence ATGCCTAAGATGAAGACTAATTCCGGTGCCAAAAAAAGATTCGCTCTTACCGGAACAGGTAAAATCAAAAGAAAACACGCTTTTAAAAGTCACATTCTGACAAAGAAGACTACAAAGCAGAAGAGAAATCTTACTCACACAGGCCTGGTTGCCAGTGTAGACGTGAGCAACGTTAAGCAGTTGCTTGGTTTGAAGTAA
- the rplT gene encoding 50S ribosomal protein L20: MPRSVNHVASRAKRKRILKLTRGYYGARKNVWTVAKNTWEKGLTYAFRDRRNKKRNFRALWIQRINAAARLEGMSYSRLMGALHAAGIEINRKVLADLAMNHPEAFKAIVAKVK, encoded by the coding sequence ATGCCTAGATCAGTAAATCATGTTGCTTCAAGAGCAAAAAGAAAACGGATTTTAAAACTTACCCGTGGTTACTATGGTGCACGTAAGAACGTGTGGACCGTTGCTAAGAATACGTGGGAAAAAGGTTTGACTTATGCATTCCGTGACCGTCGTAACAAGAAACGTAACTTCCGTGCATTGTGGATTCAGCGTATCAATGCTGCCGCACGTCTGGAAGGTATGTCTTACTCTCGTCTGATGGGAGCTTTGCATGCAGCAGGTATCGAAATCAACCGTAAAGTTCTTGCCGACCTGGCTATGAACCATCCGGAAGCTTTCAAAGCAATCGTTGCTAAAGTTAAGTAA
- a CDS encoding glycoside hydrolase family 20 protein — protein MLLPKQSHNCVTGLAVACSLLLVACSPKEAQQVNLIPKPERMTMTGGTFRVDSLALFGGRSSQSVKTVIDDAWSGSPEGYQLDVTPKGIDLRAGSSDGLFYGMQTLRQLYSGGEVPCVSIQDNPRFGYRGLHLDVSRHFFSKEEVMKLLDVMSFYKLNTLHMHLTDAGGWRIEIDKYPKLTSETAFRTESDWRKWWDGRDRKYLPEGTPGAYGGYYTKEDIREIVKHAASKHINIIPEIEFPGHSEEVLMAYPELSCSGKPYLNGDFCIGNEQSFAFMEDVLAEVIDLFPSEYIHIGGDEAGKSAWKTCPKCQGLMKKNGMKSVDELQSYMIHRAEEFLISKDRKLIGWDEILEGGLAPEATVMSWRGEDGGIKSARMGHDVVMTPGNYMYLDFYQADPKTQPYAIGGYTPIKKVYSYDPIPADSLTAEECRHILGVQANTWTEYIQTPEHLEYMMFPRALAVAEIGWTPQELRTWEDFKPRMNAHISRLQGMGVRTFTLSDELEVTMQVDTAGRKIEVILDAEKYPAEIRYTTDGSVPVASSVLYTGPIVVQDSAHIKAAIFRAGVLQGTPTEKKVDYHRAINKPIHYNSKLYEGYMAGGMNALLDGYRGGLTYLDGRWQGYLDNLDCVIDMEGETDIHKVSIRFMQLIGPGVFQPGQVELLTSEDGENFISCGIVPTTIPSDDPNLLFQEYTFNGNWKARYVRLKAPRANPGFIFADEIVVW, from the coding sequence ATGTTATTGCCAAAACAATCTCACAATTGTGTAACCGGGCTGGCTGTCGCCTGCTCGTTGCTATTGGTTGCCTGCTCTCCGAAGGAAGCCCAGCAGGTCAATCTTATTCCCAAACCGGAACGGATGACAATGACCGGAGGAACCTTCAGGGTCGATAGTCTTGCTTTATTTGGCGGACGGTCTTCCCAAAGTGTCAAAACTGTGATCGATGATGCTTGGTCCGGTAGCCCGGAAGGCTATCAGTTGGATGTGACGCCGAAAGGAATTGACCTCCGTGCCGGTTCGTCGGACGGTCTGTTTTATGGAATGCAGACGTTACGCCAACTCTATTCCGGAGGAGAGGTGCCATGTGTTTCGATCCAGGATAATCCTCGTTTTGGGTATCGAGGGTTGCATCTGGATGTTTCCCGTCATTTTTTCTCCAAAGAGGAAGTGATGAAATTGTTGGATGTGATGTCTTTTTACAAGCTGAATACCCTACATATGCATCTGACAGATGCCGGAGGATGGCGTATTGAGATAGACAAATATCCGAAACTTACTTCCGAAACGGCATTTCGTACCGAATCCGATTGGCGGAAGTGGTGGGACGGCCGTGACCGTAAGTATCTGCCGGAAGGAACGCCGGGCGCTTATGGGGGTTACTATACGAAGGAGGATATCCGGGAGATTGTGAAACATGCAGCTTCCAAACATATAAACATAATACCGGAGATCGAATTTCCCGGGCATTCCGAAGAGGTCCTGATGGCTTATCCCGAACTGAGTTGTTCCGGTAAGCCTTACCTGAACGGCGATTTTTGTATCGGCAACGAGCAGTCGTTTGCATTCATGGAAGACGTACTGGCAGAGGTGATCGATCTTTTCCCGTCCGAATATATACATATCGGCGGTGATGAAGCCGGGAAGTCTGCCTGGAAAACGTGTCCGAAGTGTCAGGGGTTGATGAAGAAGAATGGAATGAAGAGCGTGGACGAACTTCAAAGTTACATGATTCACAGGGCTGAAGAGTTTCTGATTTCGAAGGATCGCAAGTTGATCGGCTGGGATGAGATTCTGGAAGGTGGTTTGGCTCCCGAAGCGACCGTTATGTCATGGCGGGGAGAAGACGGTGGAATCAAATCGGCGCGGATGGGGCATGATGTGGTGATGACGCCGGGTAATTATATGTATTTGGATTTCTATCAGGCCGATCCGAAGACACAACCATATGCCATCGGTGGCTATACGCCGATAAAGAAGGTGTATAGCTATGATCCTATCCCAGCAGATTCGTTGACGGCGGAGGAGTGCCGGCATATTTTGGGGGTGCAGGCTAATACCTGGACCGAGTATATTCAGACTCCCGAACATCTGGAGTATATGATGTTCCCGCGTGCCCTTGCTGTAGCTGAGATTGGATGGACGCCGCAAGAGTTACGGACATGGGAAGATTTCAAACCTCGTATGAATGCTCATATCTCTCGATTACAGGGAATGGGGGTTCGCACTTTTACCCTTTCGGACGAATTGGAAGTGACCATGCAGGTCGATACGGCAGGCAGAAAGATAGAAGTTATACTGGATGCTGAGAAATATCCGGCGGAAATTCGCTACACGACGGACGGTTCTGTTCCGGTAGCATCTTCTGTCCTTTACACCGGACCGATAGTCGTACAAGATTCCGCCCATATCAAAGCCGCTATTTTCCGGGCCGGAGTGCTTCAGGGAACACCGACGGAAAAGAAGGTGGATTATCATCGGGCCATCAATAAGCCTATACATTATAATAGTAAGCTCTACGAAGGCTATATGGCCGGAGGGATGAACGCCCTGTTGGATGGTTATCGCGGTGGCTTGACTTATCTGGACGGACGTTGGCAAGGTTATTTGGATAATTTGGATTGTGTGATTGATATGGAAGGGGAGACGGATATCCATAAAGTATCTATCCGTTTCATGCAACTGATCGGTCCGGGTGTGTTCCAGCCAGGACAAGTGGAATTGTTGACTTCGGAAGATGGTGAAAACTTTATTTCCTGCGGAATTGTTCCGACAACGATTCCGTCTGATGATCCGAATCTCCTGTTTCAGGAATATACATTCAATGGAAACTGGAAAGCCCGTTATGTTCGTTTGAAAGCGCCGAGGGCGAATCCCGGTTTTATTTTTGCGGATGAGATTGTCGTATGGTAA